From the Penaeus chinensis breed Huanghai No. 1 chromosome 28, ASM1920278v2, whole genome shotgun sequence genome, one window contains:
- the LOC125040157 gene encoding U-scoloptoxin(01)-Cw1a-like produces MKVALAVLCLAAAASARMAYQLPDGFLDILGGDPQQAFSCDNRPYGYYADVANGCRLFHVCEPIADELGEVVETAHYSFVCGNQTVFSQESLTCAHPEEAFPCDQAETLFDLSNADFGKVPVDI; encoded by the coding sequence ATGAAGGTCGCCCTCGCCGTACTatgcctcgccgccgccgcctccgccaggATGGCCTACCAGCTCCCCGACGGCTTCCTCGACATCCTGGGCGGCGACCCCCAGCAGGCCTTCTCCTGCGACAACCGCCCCTACGGCTACTACGCTGACGTCGCCAACGGCTGCAGGCTCTTCCACGTGTGCGAGCCCATCGCCGACGAGCTGGGCGAAGTCGTCGAGACTGCCCACTACTCGTTCGTGTGCGGCAACCAGACCGTGTTCAGCCAGGAGTCCCTCACCTGCGCCCACCCCGAGGAGGCCTTCCCCTGCGACCAGGCCGAGACCCTCTTCGACCTCTCCAACGCCGACTTCGGAAAGGTCCCCGTCGACATCTAG